ATTTATTGCAGTTTGATACCCAACTCTTTCCCATCTCTGGGTAATTGCAGAGATCATTTTTCTTACTCGGCTCAGGTGCTGGAGGAGCAACAACGATTGCCTTGGGAATACAGTCAGATTGTGGAGCGCTTAGAGTTTCATTAATATGTTCGCTCACTTCATGCGCAGAAGGTATTGTTGTAAAGTCTTTAGTAAACTTTTGAATATCTTCTGTATCACCACTAAGGTTAGAAGAAATATAGTCATTACTCTTGCAAGAAGTAATGAAAATTACAGTGATTACTAACAATGCTTTAAAACTCATAAAAACTTGACCCTCTCTCTATTGTCTTTTCGGAGTTAAACCATATTACTTGAATACACAGGTTTCTCTAAAATGTAGTACAAGTTACTAATTATACGTAGCAAGTGTGCCATGTAATTATGGTAAATTCTTTAAATTTAAAGCTTTCCCCTTGCCAAGAAAGCTTTGAAAACGTAAAAAAGGACCTTAAAAATACAGGAATACTAATGCATTGCCCTATTTGCCAAACTACAGATACTAAAGTTGTCGACTCACGCTTGATGCCAGAGGGCCTAAGTGTGAGACGTAGAAGAAAGTGCGAAAGCTGTGACAATAGATTCACTACATACGAAAAAATTCAAATTCAAATGCCAGCGGTTGTAAAACATGACGGACGTCGAGAGTCTTATGACCGAGAAAAGATTCTTAGAGGGCTAAAGAAGGCCTGTCAAAAAAGGCCTGTCTCAACTGAAGACTTAGATAAATTAATGGAAAGAGTAGAACGCTTTATGCTCGAGCATTATCCTAAGGAAATAAACTCCAATATCATTGGTGAAAAAACAATGGAAGAACTACTGCATCTAGATCCAGTGGCCTACACTCGTTTTGCTTCATTTTACTGGGATTATAAAGACATTGAAGGATTTGTATCTTCATTACTAAAAAACCTTACTGCTTCAAAAGGAAATCAGCGTGAGCAACTTCAGCAATAAAACAAATGCCAGAGAGTTTACTTTTAAATTTATCTATAACATTTTAAACTCTGCTCCAGACCTTATTAACCTAGTAAGCACTAAGAGCCCAAAAGAAGACTACGAGCAGCTTTTTGAAGAGTTCTTATCTTCATATACAGAGCCTGATAGTGAACATCCAAATAACCAAGTTACAAATAATGCAAAGAGTTTTGCATTAATTCTTATAGAAGGAATACTATCTAATAAAGATGCTCTAGAGGACAAGATTTCCCCACTATTGCATAAGAGAAAGATTCATCAATTAGAAAAAATTGATTACACAATTTTAATGCTTGGATCATTTGAAATTTTAAATATCAAAGATACTCCAAAAAATGTTGTGATCGATGAAATGGTTAATCTTGCAAAGAAGTTTGGAACTGCCGACTCTTACTCGTTTATTAATGGAACTCTAGACTCATTGAAGTAATATGAATAAGAAACTCTTAATGACCTTAGATAATTCATTCTGTGCCGTACTATGGTTTATAGATGAAAAAACTAATAACCAAAGTCATTTTTTCAAAGAGTTTGATTATTTAACTAATGGACTTTTGTCAAAAAGTAATAAACTCGAAGGGTTATACCAAACTATTAATTTCGACAAGACTATTTCTATCGCACTAGTTAGCAAGTCTGACCAGGAGCAATTCACGATTGCAGCGAAGTCTTCTATGGCCTTGATAAAGAAAACTGATGATACTAAAAAAGTACTAATCATTCATAATACAGACGAAAAGAATCTAGAACAAAAATTTAGCAAGGCCTACTCAGGGTTTAGTTTTACTGTATTTGAACATGAAAAAGAGCTCTAAATGACTTTTGTAAAAATTATTTTTTTATTACTACTTACCTTCACCTCTTTTGCAGATTGCGAAAAAGAATATAAGAAAGTAAAGCTAATAACTCTATCTGAGCCTGTATCTGCACCTCTGAGAGCTGGTCTTTACTTTTCTTCGGGTGCAATTTCTACGAGTGGTGCTTCTTTATTAGGAATTTTATCTCTCAATGCAGAACTAACGACAGGTGGCGTTCTTTATGGAGCCGCCTTCACTTATGAAGGGACCTACTTCATTGAAGCGACACTATCTAACTTCAAAAAGTATAAAGGAAGAGCAAATGCACTCAAATTGATTATTGACTCTAAACTTGGTTTTGGAGAAACACTTCTAGAGTTTGTCGACGATGTTAATGAACAGCTAGAAGATACAATTGTGCTTTCAAAAGAAGAAATCATCCAAGAGGTACTTGATGGTAATCAAGAGCAGCTTTTTTGCACTTCTAAAGAAACGCTATTCACGATTAACAATATAAAGAATCATATTGTTCGCCAATATATTCCTATAAATGGTAACGATATTGATTTTAATGACGACTACGACGATACAATTGACATTATATATTAAAAAAAAACCGGCCTAAGCCGGTTTTTTTATTTAATAGCACAAAGGTAAGTTACCCAAGACTCACAATTTTCTTCTTTATCAGAAGGATAGAAGTTTCCATCTCCACCTCCATCGCCATCTTCACCTTCCCAGTAAGTAACGACTTTAGAGAAACCAGCATCAATCATAATATCTTGAAGCTCTTTAAGTCCCCACATTCTCCAATCATAAGTAAATACTCTTTCGTATTTATGTCCATCTTGTTCAAAGTGAATATAGTAGAGAACTTCACTTGTAATAGGATTAAAAGATTCACAGTCCCAGAAGTAAGTATGAGAATCATGGTCAGACTCTTCAACTAGTTCCTGACAAGCATCTGTTCCACCAAAGAGATCGACAAAGAAAGCTCCCTCATCATTTAGACCTTCTCTAACTTTTTTGAAATACTCTAAAAGAGTCTTTCTTTCTTTGAATATAAAATAAGAGAAATTAAAGGCCACAACAATATCAGACTTAAAGTCTCTATTGTCTAACACATTGCCTTCAATATATTTCATTCTCTCTTTTTGAGCATCATTTAGCTTAGAGTAATGATTATCAATACCATAACTGATTGGCTCAGAGTCTAAATCAACACCCCATGCAATATGATTATCTGATTGCTTAACCCAATCACAGGCCATCGCTGCCGTACCACCAAAATCTTCTCTCAAAGACATCGGTAATTTCCCAAAGATGCGTCTATACTCTTTATTAATGAAGTCTATATCGCATTCATGGTTTTGTACTGAAGCTTCATAAAGCTTATATTTATTCTCTAACGATAGCTTTGCCATCTAAACTCCTCTAAATTTTTCTTTGCAGAAAATGTACCATAGAAATAGAGAGAATTTGAAGATTAAAGAAAAGTTTTTTTAGTATTCTTCGTAAGATTTAACTTCTTTAATGCCAGATCCAAATTGATTATTTATTCTATTTTTTACTGCAAAGCGACGATCATTAGTTACATAAACAGCTCTGGCCAATTCAATAAACTTCTCTCCAAAGTCCTTCGCTCTCTCCTGCTCTCTTATATCATCCTCAATTTTCCATAATTCACTATTAACACTCACTAATTCCTCAAGAAAGCTATCAATGCCATCTAAAGATAATTTATCTAAAGTACTCATAAGCTCATCATACTCATTCTTAGCAAGAGATACTTTTTGAGCATCTTTAATATTAAGCATTTTTATTCTTAATATCGAGATTTTATCAACTAACTCACCTAGTGAAACTGAACATTTTATAATCATTTTATTTCCTTATATTCTATTTTGATAATTTCAACTTCATATTCCCCTTTTGGGGCCTTAACAGTTACAAAGTCTCCTACACTCTTTCCAAGTAAAACTTTTCCAAGAGGAGATCTCCAACTGATTTTTCCACGGCTTGGATCAACTTCATCTATGCCAACAATTGAAAACTCTTTTCTTTGATCATCTTCATCTAATACTTCTACTGTTGCAGAAAACTGAACTTGATCAGAATTCATCTCTAGAGGATCGATCACTTTTGAGTTATGCAACCTTTTCCTAAGAAACCTAAGTCTACTATCAATCTCTCTAAGCCTCTTCTTACCATATATATAATCTGCATTTTCTGAGCGATCACCGTTTCCAGCTGCCCATGCTATTACTTTAGTTGTTTGCGGTCTTTCAACTTTAAGCAAGTGATTCATTTCATCACTGAGTCTTTTAAATGAACCTGGAGTCATATAGTTGATAAATTCTTTATCCATCACTTAATCTCTTTAAAAATACACTTAGTGCATCCTCAAGAATATCTATAACGTGATTAAAACCTTCATCTCCACCATAATATGGATCAGGAACACCACTAATTTTGAAATTAGAGCAATAGTCGGTGATCAAGACAACTTTTTGTGAAAATTCATTAGTTAAATCTAAACTCAAGATATTAGAGAGATTTGATTCATCCATAACAACAATATAATCATATCTATAAAAGTCGTCTTTTATAAATTTTCTAGATCTTGAACTAAGATCATATCCCCTTATTTGTGCAGCTTTACACATTCTTTTGTCAGGAAGCTCTCCTGTATGTACACCACTGGTTCCTGCTGAATCTACTTCAAATTTATCAAGTAGATTTAACTTACTAAGCTTACTTAGAAATATTCCTTCAGCGGCTGGGGATCTACAAATATTTCCTAGACAGACAAAAAGAACTCTAGTCATTTTTTTTCCTTCGACTTATTTATAAATAGTTTATAATTTATTAGTATTTAATACTATCAGAAACTGGAAAGGATATTATGTCGATAAGAGAAGTTACAAAAATGGGAAATCCGATACTTAGAATGCCTGCGACACAACTTTCTAATCAAGAAATACTATCTAAAGAAACTATATCACTTTTAAAAGACATGTATGACACTATGGTGGACTGTGGTGGTATTGGCATAGCCGCCCCGCAAGTTGGAGTCTCCAAGCAAGTTGCTATTATAAAAATCCCTAAAGATTCTAGCAGATACCCACAAACAACTGAAAGTAGCCTATTTACTATTTTCAATCCAAAAATAGAGGTTCTTGATGAGACGAAACAAGGATTTTGGGAAGGATGTCTTTCTGTTCCAGGGCTTAGAGGCTATGTAGAAAGGCCATCTAAAATAAAAGTCATCTTTCAAGATGAACAAGCAAATGAAAAAGAGATTGTCTTGGAAGGATTTTTGGCCACAGTTTTCCAGCATGAATTAGATCACTTATTCGGTCTGCTATATGTAGATAGAATTAAGGATATGAGTAAGCTAACTTTTGAGTCGGAATTTGAGCAATTTTGGGCAACTACAGATTAAAAAGTAAGGTTAAAGCACTAAAATAACAGTAAAATACAACTAAATTAATTTCCCTCTCTAGCCGATAAGTTCTTTATCCTTAGGAGCTATCGAGAGTGAAGAAGCAAGACATTTTACCATCAATTCTATCTTGGCTACCCTTTGGCCTTTTTCTTATAGTCTTAAGTTACTATGGTGTAAGTCACTATTTGATAGATCATGACAACTACTGGGAAAGCCGTAGCTTCTCAGTTCAATCGAAAAGAGAAATAGCTAGCTACAAAGACAAGCTAGAATTCGATGCTTTTAGACAATATTTTAATACAAACTCATTTAATAAATTTCTAAATTTTAAAATGACATTAGACTTCTGGTCCAGCTACAGTAATTCAAAAGAAAAAAATATTATCAGGGAAGCTCTACAAAGCTCATTTTTCGAAACATTTGAACCAACAAATCCTAAATCAATCTCTCTAAGCACTTCTAAACTTGAACTATTAGAGAGTTCAATTAATAAATTCGTAAACACACTTGCAGAAAAGAAAATTTCCAATGGTGAGTTCCAAGTAAATCTAAACTTCACACCAAACTTTGAACAGAATCTTAATTATAATAAAGAATTATCAACAAATCAGTTGGTAAATATTGAGAAAAAAGATTTGGCCCAAACGTTGAGTTCTAAAGAAGAACAACAAATTGAAAAAGTTTTAACAACTCCAATTCCATCTCTTTCACAGCGCTATCAGTACTCGGGTGGAACAATAACGATATTTATAAAAGCGAATGATCTAAATAAAAATCTTTATAATGGTTATATTAGATTTAGAAGATATTTTCGCGCCAATGACTTAAGTAGTACAGACTTAAATATTGAAACAAAGAACTTCAATTTGACATACTTTCAACTTGAGAAGGCGAGCTCTAAATACAGTAACTTTCTTACTGTAGACCTATATAAGAACTTCAACACTTCAACACAGATTCCTCAAAAGAACCATTTAGATATTCACTTTGGAAAACTCCTTTCTAGTAAAATTGAACAAAAAGATTTACCAAACTCTATTACGACGGGTGATTTTTATATTAATGGGACCTTTCCGATCAAGGGAGTGAAGTCTGAGGTAAAAGTTAAACTCGACAAACTAACATATTCTTTTCAAAAAAATAGTTTCACAGATGATTCAAAGCTTATGGTTACACTAAGAACAGATAAGCAAGGCCCTCATGATCTAGAGAAGTTTATGATAAAGAAAATCATTAAAGAAAATCTCGCAGAAAAAATAGTTAAGCATTTAGAACTTGAAAACTTTCACCAGTCTTTTAATACCACTGGAGAAAAAGAATGATTCTTAAGTTCTTCATTGTATTTCTATTCTTAACAAAAGGTTCATTTGCAGGAAATTTTAATATTACTGAGGCAATTAGACTTAAATCCATATACTCTAACTACTATGAATCTGTATTTGGAAACCCAAATATTGCGAGAACAGAACTATTCAAGGAAGAACTAGAATCCCTGTCAGAAAATGATAAGGTATATGCAGACTCCATGATAAAGAACCTCTCTAACCATGTACCTAATGACTTTCTTAAGGCCATGGTATATTGGAAAGTGATATCCAAAGATAGTGAAAGATTTAGAGATGTTCTCATTTTTACAATGATGTATAAATCCTTTATATTAAGAGATGTTCTCTACTCTCCCACAGGCTCAAAAAATTCAAAAGAATATGCAAGAAAGAAATTGAAAGAACTCTACCATCGAAAAGATTTCTCA
The DNA window shown above is from Halobacteriovorax sp. HLS and carries:
- the def gene encoding peptide deformylase, coding for MSIREVTKMGNPILRMPATQLSNQEILSKETISLLKDMYDTMVDCGGIGIAAPQVGVSKQVAIIKIPKDSSRYPQTTESSLFTIFNPKIEVLDETKQGFWEGCLSVPGLRGYVERPSKIKVIFQDEQANEKEIVLEGFLATVFQHELDHLFGLLYVDRIKDMSKLTFESEFEQFWATTD
- a CDS encoding low molecular weight protein-tyrosine-phosphatase; translated protein: MTRVLFVCLGNICRSPAAEGIFLSKLSKLNLLDKFEVDSAGTSGVHTGELPDKRMCKAAQIRGYDLSSRSRKFIKDDFYRYDYIVVMDESNLSNILSLDLTNEFSQKVVLITDYCSNFKISGVPDPYYGGDEGFNHVIDILEDALSVFLKRLSDG
- the nusB gene encoding transcription antitermination factor NusB, which produces MSNFSNKTNAREFTFKFIYNILNSAPDLINLVSTKSPKEDYEQLFEEFLSSYTEPDSEHPNNQVTNNAKSFALILIEGILSNKDALEDKISPLLHKRKIHQLEKIDYTILMLGSFEILNIKDTPKNVVIDEMVNLAKKFGTADSYSFINGTLDSLK
- a CDS encoding DUF6165 family protein, producing the protein MIIKCSVSLGELVDKISILRIKMLNIKDAQKVSLAKNEYDELMSTLDKLSLDGIDSFLEELVSVNSELWKIEDDIREQERAKDFGEKFIELARAVYVTNDRRFAVKNRINNQFGSGIKEVKSYEEY
- a CDS encoding class I SAM-dependent methyltransferase; protein product: MAKLSLENKYKLYEASVQNHECDIDFINKEYRRIFGKLPMSLREDFGGTAAMACDWVKQSDNHIAWGVDLDSEPISYGIDNHYSKLNDAQKERMKYIEGNVLDNRDFKSDIVVAFNFSYFIFKERKTLLEYFKKVREGLNDEGAFFVDLFGGTDACQELVEESDHDSHTYFWDCESFNPITSEVLYYIHFEQDGHKYERVFTYDWRMWGLKELQDIMIDAGFSKVVTYWEGEDGDGGGDGNFYPSDKEENCESWVTYLCAIK
- the nrdR gene encoding transcriptional regulator NrdR, which codes for MVNSLNLKLSPCQESFENVKKDLKNTGILMHCPICQTTDTKVVDSRLMPEGLSVRRRRKCESCDNRFTTYEKIQIQMPAVVKHDGRRESYDREKILRGLKKACQKRPVSTEDLDKLMERVERFMLEHYPKEINSNIIGEKTMEELLHLDPVAYTRFASFYWDYKDIEGFVSSLLKNLTASKGNQREQLQQ
- the greB gene encoding transcription elongation factor GreB — encoded protein: MDKEFINYMTPGSFKRLSDEMNHLLKVERPQTTKVIAWAAGNGDRSENADYIYGKKRLREIDSRLRFLRKRLHNSKVIDPLEMNSDQVQFSATVEVLDEDDQRKEFSIVGIDEVDPSRGKISWRSPLGKVLLGKSVGDFVTVKAPKGEYEVEIIKIEYKEIK